A portion of the Thunnus albacares chromosome 5, fThuAlb1.1, whole genome shotgun sequence genome contains these proteins:
- the commd7 gene encoding COMM domain-containing protein 7, producing MQLHFTKDVLPDSVSTDFQNLNKFNEQQFLRLIEILFQFLLEPKETERFMQQLNEFAGENGMSAGPLRNLMKSVLLVPQGALKKNLTAEQIKEDLETLGLNEDKSAHFSQQWGEHYAVLSRLAVRQTLMVNQLVDMEWKFGVTVGTSEIQKVGNIFLQLKLVVRKGNSTENVYMELTLPQFYNFLHEMERAKASMECFS from the exons atgcagcttCACTTCACTAAAGATGTTTTACCGGACTCTGTCAGCACCGACTTTCAGAATCTGAACAAATTCAACGAGCAG CAATTTCTTCGTCTGATTGAAATTCTGTTCCAGTTCCTGCTGGAGCCTAAAGAG acggAGAGGTTCATGCAGCAGCTCAATGAGTTTGCAGGGGAAAATGGAATGAGTGCCGGTCCTCTGAGGAACCTGATGAAGAGCGTCCTCCTGGTGCCGCAGG GAGCCCTGAAGAAAAATCTGACAGCCGAGCAGATCAAAGAGGACCTGGAGACATTAG GACTAAACGAGGACAAGTCGGCTCACTTTTCACAGCAG tgGGGGGAGCACTACGCGGTGCTGTCCAGACTCGCTGTCAGACAGACTCTGATGGTCAACCAGCTGGTCGACATGGAGTGGAAGTTTGGAG TGACTGTTGGCACCAGTGAAATTCAGAAAGTGGGCAACATCTTTCTACAG TTGAAACTGGTTGTCAGAAAGGGGAATTCCACTGAAAACGTCTACATGG AGTTGACACTCCCTCAATTTTACAACTTCCTACATGAGATGGAGCGAGCCAAGGCCAGCATGGAGTGTTTCAgctga